From the Ctenopharyngodon idella isolate HZGC_01 chromosome 3, HZGC01, whole genome shotgun sequence genome, one window contains:
- the LOC127509943 gene encoding H-2 class I histocompatibility antigen, Q10 alpha chain-like isoform X3 — protein sequence MHGFSIMVIIFAKIFALLCVLLLYGILPSTQAEKHSLYYIYTGFSKPVDLPGIYEFTAMGLLDDTQIDYYNSEEKRKIPTQQWMKEKLPEDYWEKGTQSRKSKERWFRLSLKNLMDRMKHNESDFHVLQRRIGCEIKQQGNELNFSKGIYEFSYDGEDFLAFDDKESQWVAAVDAALPTKRKWDNEHNLNQYTKGYLEKECVDWLNKFRVYGDEELRNGSCPDVHIFVKKSIKDKTKLKLTCMATGFYAEDVMVFIRKNHTSLLEDEIESTGIRPNHDGSFQMRKSVEIKEDEKADYDCFVSHKSIKEPIIVTWEKTSWDCSPETDLFMIGFVIIILLVLASLVVYIFVQKKMNDLYRNVQEPNDHRAEVPLEEGLQLQTVRRSMNHYNKTTPVTKSEEDS from the exons ATGCATGGATTTTCAATTATGGTCATTATTTTCGCGAAAATCTTCGCTCTGCTTTGTGTTTTGCTGCTTTATGGGATTTTGCCGTCAACTCAAGCAG AGAAACACTCGCTGTATTACATTTACACGGGCTTTTCTAAACCTGTGGATCTGCCGGGCATCTATGAATTCACTGCTATGGGTCTGCTGGACGACACACAGATCGACTATTACAATagtgaagaaaagagaaagattcCCACACAACAGTGGATGAAAGAGAAACTGCCGGAGGATTACTGGGAAAAAGGCACTCAGTCGAGAAAGAGCAAAGAACGGTGGTTTCGTCTGAGTCTCAAAAATCTGATGGACCGAATGAAACACAATGAATCAG ATTTTCATGTTCTTCAGAGGAGAATTGGTTGTGAAATTAAGCAGCAAGGAAATGAATTAAACTTTTCCAAAGGCATTTATGAGTTCAGTTATGATGGAGAGGACTTCTTGGCTTTTGATGATAAAGAGTCTCAATGGGTCGCTGCAGTTGATGCAGCTCTACCAACCAAGAGAAAATGGGACAATGAGCACAACCTAAACCAATACACCAAAGGATACCTGGAGAAAGAATGTGTGGACTGGCTCAACAAATTCAGAGTATATGGAGATGAGGAGCTCAGAAATGGCT CTTGTCCAGATGTtcatatatttgtaaaaaagtCTATCAAAGACAAAACCAAGCTGAAACTCACCTGTATGGCCACTGGCTTCTACGCCGAAGATGTAATGGTGTTCATTAGGAAAAATCACACATCTCTGCTTGAAGATGAGATTGAATCCACAGGTATCAGACCAAACCATGATGGATCCTTCCAGATGAGGAAGAGTGTGGAGATCAAGGAGGATGAAAAAGCAGATTATGATTGTTTTGTGTCCCACAAGAGCATCAAAGAACCAATCATTGTCACATGGG AGAAAACTTCCTGGGATTGCTCTCCAGAGACTGACTTATTCATGATTGGATTTGTGATTATAATTTTGCTTGTGCTGGCATCTTTAGTGGTTTACATCTTTGTGCAGAAAAAGATGAATG ATTTATATAGAAACGTACAAGAACCAAATGACCATCGTGCTGAAGTTCCTCTGGAAGAAG GACTCCAGTTGCAGACTGTTAGAAGATCAATGAATCACTACAACAAGACGACCCCTGTTACAAAGTCAGAGGAAGATTCATAA
- the LOC127509943 gene encoding H-2 class I histocompatibility antigen, Q10 alpha chain-like isoform X4, giving the protein MHGFSIMVIIFAKIFALLCVLLLYGILPSTQAEKHSLYYIYTGFSKPVDLPGIYEFTAMGLLDDTQIDYYNSEEKRKIPTQQWMKEKLPEDYWEKGTQSRKSKERWFRLSLKNLMDRMKHNESDFHVLQRRIGCEIKQQGNELNFSKGIYEFSYDGEDFLAFDDKESQWVAAVDAALPTKRKWDNEHNLNQYTKGYLEKECVDWLNKFRVYGDEELRNGSCPDVHIFVKKSIKDKTKLKLTCMATGFYAEDVMVFIRKNHTSLLEDEIESTGIRPNHDGSFQMRKSVEIKEDEKADYDCFVSHKSIKEPIIVTWEKTSWDCSPETDLFMIGFVIIILLVLASLVVYIFVQKKMNDLYRNVQEPNDHRAEVPLEEVCFRTPVADC; this is encoded by the exons ATGCATGGATTTTCAATTATGGTCATTATTTTCGCGAAAATCTTCGCTCTGCTTTGTGTTTTGCTGCTTTATGGGATTTTGCCGTCAACTCAAGCAG AGAAACACTCGCTGTATTACATTTACACGGGCTTTTCTAAACCTGTGGATCTGCCGGGCATCTATGAATTCACTGCTATGGGTCTGCTGGACGACACACAGATCGACTATTACAATagtgaagaaaagagaaagattcCCACACAACAGTGGATGAAAGAGAAACTGCCGGAGGATTACTGGGAAAAAGGCACTCAGTCGAGAAAGAGCAAAGAACGGTGGTTTCGTCTGAGTCTCAAAAATCTGATGGACCGAATGAAACACAATGAATCAG ATTTTCATGTTCTTCAGAGGAGAATTGGTTGTGAAATTAAGCAGCAAGGAAATGAATTAAACTTTTCCAAAGGCATTTATGAGTTCAGTTATGATGGAGAGGACTTCTTGGCTTTTGATGATAAAGAGTCTCAATGGGTCGCTGCAGTTGATGCAGCTCTACCAACCAAGAGAAAATGGGACAATGAGCACAACCTAAACCAATACACCAAAGGATACCTGGAGAAAGAATGTGTGGACTGGCTCAACAAATTCAGAGTATATGGAGATGAGGAGCTCAGAAATGGCT CTTGTCCAGATGTtcatatatttgtaaaaaagtCTATCAAAGACAAAACCAAGCTGAAACTCACCTGTATGGCCACTGGCTTCTACGCCGAAGATGTAATGGTGTTCATTAGGAAAAATCACACATCTCTGCTTGAAGATGAGATTGAATCCACAGGTATCAGACCAAACCATGATGGATCCTTCCAGATGAGGAAGAGTGTGGAGATCAAGGAGGATGAAAAAGCAGATTATGATTGTTTTGTGTCCCACAAGAGCATCAAAGAACCAATCATTGTCACATGGG AGAAAACTTCCTGGGATTGCTCTCCAGAGACTGACTTATTCATGATTGGATTTGTGATTATAATTTTGCTTGTGCTGGCATCTTTAGTGGTTTACATCTTTGTGCAGAAAAAGATGAATG ATTTATATAGAAACGTACAAGAACCAAATGACCATCGTGCTGAAGTTCCTCTGGAAGAAG TGTGTTTTAGGACTCCAGTTGCAGACTGTTAG
- the LOC127509943 gene encoding H-2 class I histocompatibility antigen, K-D alpha chain-like isoform X6, whose amino-acid sequence MHGFSIMVIIFAKIFALLCVLLLYGILPSTQAEKHSLYYIYTGFSKPVDLPGIYEFTAMGLLDDTQIDYYNSEEKRKIPTQQWMKEKLPEDYWEKGTQSRKSKERWFRLSLKNLMDRMKHNESDFHVLQRRIGCEIKQQGNELNFSKGIYEFSYDGEDFLAFDDKESQWVAAVDAALPTKRKWDNEHNLNQYTKGYLEKECVDWLNKFRVYGDEELRNGSCPDVHIFVKKSIKDKTKLKLTCMATGFYAEDVMVFIRKNHTSLLEDEIESTGIRPNHDGSFQMRKSVEIKEDEKADYDCFVSHKSIKEPIIVTWGN is encoded by the exons ATGCATGGATTTTCAATTATGGTCATTATTTTCGCGAAAATCTTCGCTCTGCTTTGTGTTTTGCTGCTTTATGGGATTTTGCCGTCAACTCAAGCAG AGAAACACTCGCTGTATTACATTTACACGGGCTTTTCTAAACCTGTGGATCTGCCGGGCATCTATGAATTCACTGCTATGGGTCTGCTGGACGACACACAGATCGACTATTACAATagtgaagaaaagagaaagattcCCACACAACAGTGGATGAAAGAGAAACTGCCGGAGGATTACTGGGAAAAAGGCACTCAGTCGAGAAAGAGCAAAGAACGGTGGTTTCGTCTGAGTCTCAAAAATCTGATGGACCGAATGAAACACAATGAATCAG ATTTTCATGTTCTTCAGAGGAGAATTGGTTGTGAAATTAAGCAGCAAGGAAATGAATTAAACTTTTCCAAAGGCATTTATGAGTTCAGTTATGATGGAGAGGACTTCTTGGCTTTTGATGATAAAGAGTCTCAATGGGTCGCTGCAGTTGATGCAGCTCTACCAACCAAGAGAAAATGGGACAATGAGCACAACCTAAACCAATACACCAAAGGATACCTGGAGAAAGAATGTGTGGACTGGCTCAACAAATTCAGAGTATATGGAGATGAGGAGCTCAGAAATGGCT CTTGTCCAGATGTtcatatatttgtaaaaaagtCTATCAAAGACAAAACCAAGCTGAAACTCACCTGTATGGCCACTGGCTTCTACGCCGAAGATGTAATGGTGTTCATTAGGAAAAATCACACATCTCTGCTTGAAGATGAGATTGAATCCACAGGTATCAGACCAAACCATGATGGATCCTTCCAGATGAGGAAGAGTGTGGAGATCAAGGAGGATGAAAAAGCAGATTATGATTGTTTTGTGTCCCACAAGAGCATCAAAGAACCAATCATTGTCACATGGGGTAATTAA
- the LOC127509962 gene encoding major histocompatibility complex class I-related gene protein-like, whose translation MKIFIPLCAFLLYWILPSIQAERHSLYYIYTALSKPVNLPGIYNFTAMGLLDGTQIDYYNSKEKRKIPTQPWMKEKLPEDYWEKGTQSRKRKEQWFNINVHILMDRMRHYVSDLHVLQMSTGCAVEQQGDEVKFSSGFYQFSYDGEDFLSFDVQTSHWIAAFHAALPTKRKWDNLPILNQYMKRYLEKECVDWLNKFREYRDEKLRNGSPPDVHVFAKRYTNDKTMLKLTCMATDFYPEDVMMTIRKNHEPLPEDEIESTGIRPNHDGSFQLSKSVDIKEEEKDEYDCFVSHKSIKEPIIAKCDGKCPSNAVAEIIGAVIGGVLIVAISYLLLTVYILKKRKIIGRESRDTAGASDVNETHHYWDNVNQEYEDSRNRLSAVSTEALIQPDDL comes from the exons ATGAAGATCTTCATTCCGCTTTGTGCTTTTCTTCTTTATTGGATTTTGCCTTCAATTCAAGCAG AGAGACACTCGCTGTATTACATTTACACAGCCTTGTCTAAACCTGTGAATCTGCCGGGCATCTATAATTTCACTGCTATGGGTCTGCTGGACGGCACACAGATCGACTATTACAATagtaaagaaaagagaaagattcCCACACAGCCCTGGATGAAAGAGAAACTGCCGGAGGATTACTGGGAAAAAGGCACTCAGtccagaaagagaaaagaacagTGGTTTAACATCAATGTCCACATTCTGATGGACCGCATGAGACACTATGTTTCAG ATCTTCATGTTCTTCAGATGAGCACTGGTTGTGCAGTTGAGCAGCAGGGAGATGAAGTGAAGTTTTCCAGTGGCTTTTATCAGTTCAGTTATGATGGAGAGGACTTTCTGTCTTTTGATGTTCAAACGTCTCATTGGATTGCCGCATTTCATGCAGCTCTACCAACCAAGAGAAAATGGGACAATCTTCCCATCCTAAACCAATACATGAAGCGCTACCTGGAGAAAGAGTGTGTGGACTGGCTCAACAAATTCAGAGAATATAGAGACGAGAAGCTCAGAAACGGCT CTCCTCCAGATGTTCATGTGTTTGCAAAAAGGTATACCAATGACAAAACCATGCTGAAACTCACCTGTATGGCCACTGACTTCTACCCCGAAGACGTGATGATGACTATTAGGAAAAATCATGAACCTCTGCCTGAAGATGAGATTGAATCCACAGGAATCAGACCAAACCATGATGGATCCTTCCAGCTGAGCAAGAGTGTGGACATCAAAGAGGAGGAAAAAGATGAATATGATTGTTTTGTGTCCCACAAGAGCATCAAAGAACCAATTATCGCCAAATGTG ATGGTAAATGCCCATCAAATGCTGTCGCAGAGATAATTGGAGCAGTGATTGGAGGTGTGCTTATTGTGGCAATTTCTTACTTATTATTAACAGTTTACATCTTAAAGAAGAGAAAGATTATTG GACGAGAGTCACGAGACACTGCGGGTGCGTCAGACGTCAATGAAACTCACCATTATTGGGACAATGTTAACCAAGAG tatGAGGACTCGAGAAACAGATTGTCAGCTGTGTCTACAGAAGCACTGATACAACCAGATGACCTCTGA